The Candidatus Kapaibacterium sp. genomic sequence CGCGCAGGATGCCGTCATCCGTGACGTGCCCGATGACCACCGCGTTCAGCCCCCACTTGCGGAAGATGCTGGCGACCGCCTCCTCGCGTCCCTTCTTGACGATACACAGCATCCGCTCCTGCGACTCGGAGAGCATGATTTCGTAAGGAGTCATGCCCTCTTCGCGGCGCGGCACCTTCAGCACGTCGATCTCCATGCCCGTTCCGCCCTTGAAGGCGGTCTCGCTGGTAGAACAGGTCAGCCCCGCAGCACCCATATCCTGAATGCCCACGATGTCGCCTGTCGCCAACGCCTCCAGCGTCGCCTCAATCAGCAGCTTCTCGGCGAAGGGGTCGCCCATCTGCACGTTGGGGCGTCGG encodes the following:
- a CDS encoding AIR synthase-related protein — protein: RRPNVQMGDPFAEKLLIEATLEALATGDIVGIQDMGAAGLTCSTSETAFKGGTGMEIDVLKVPRREEGMTPYEIMLSESQERMLCIVKKGREEAVASIFRKWGLNAVVIGHVTDDGILRVKEGDQIAAELLAAFLTDACPTYTLKAEEPAYIARLREFDPLQLPEPDDYNRVLLGLLSSPTIASKRWVYEQY